The following proteins are co-located in the Corynebacterium kalinowskii genome:
- a CDS encoding FtsK/SpoIIIE family DNA translocase, whose product MSVSAKPKSSNRTRRKTGPTTSSRRSTSSVSLNSRSASRAAETSHERTGSAFRAVGSGLGAMFGATARGVGGAARKIGRQDLGDKDVKEKELQPEENSGRGLNLDEQADGIGLTLIGLALVLGGTVWFNVAGPIGQGIADIAHLAVGAGALILPIALFVLAMALMLGKKPSADRQTGLVIGTALIVLSMLGLVHIFAGNPADWPARKTAGGALGYIVGGPLAAGFSSYLAIPILVLVIVYGALQATGVAVREFVDYVIGAVGFRDGADMDEEDDDDPYAAADREIESLSRAPRAARPVRSARPLDNYPLDEGEDEEDEDPQPSLFTRAKPTPKPRKAAIPKATENLYDEPVAAPDTDEFPAVVADKQPAQPTVALPTAPAVPVGVDKAPDAVAASREAIRDAIIARSGIDPAAVKASTPKSELKKDTPPPAPREVAGNYELPSTELLIPGEPPKTRTATNDRMIEAITDVFREFNIDAVVTGFSRGPTVTRYEVELGPGVKVSKITNLQSNLAYAVATDNVRLLAPIPGKSAVGIEVPNADREMVRLADVLNAPETVSNHDPMLIGLGKDIEGDFISHSMQKMPHLLVAGSTGSGKSAFVNSMLVSLLTRATPDEVRLILVDPKMVELTPYEGIPHLITPIITQPKKAAAALQWLVEEMEQRYMDMKSTRVRHIKDYNRKVKSGEITAPLASEREYRPYPYIVCVVDELADLMMTAPKEIEESIVRITQKARAAGIHLVLATQRPSVDVVTGLIKTNVPSRLAFATSSLTDSRVILDQGGAEKLIGMGDGLFIPQGAGKPIRMQGAFVTDEEVQAVVEAAKDQAEPNYTEGVTEEKASEKKEIDEEIGNDLEDLLAAVEIVVTSQHGSTSMLQRKLRIGFAKAGRLMDLMENRGVVGPSEGSKAREVLVKPEELDTILWMIKGADPADAPKEDGWEEAGDDDVNIVQANPQGGVF is encoded by the coding sequence ATGTCAGTCTCTGCAAAGCCAAAGTCCTCGAATCGGACCCGTCGAAAAACGGGGCCGACGACGAGTTCACGACGCAGCACATCGTCTGTTTCGCTGAACTCTCGCTCCGCAAGCCGCGCTGCCGAAACCTCTCATGAGCGTACCGGCAGCGCCTTTCGTGCGGTAGGTTCAGGACTTGGTGCAATGTTTGGGGCAACCGCACGTGGGGTCGGTGGCGCAGCGCGCAAGATTGGTCGACAAGACTTGGGGGACAAGGATGTGAAGGAAAAAGAGCTGCAGCCTGAGGAAAACTCCGGCCGGGGTCTGAACCTCGACGAACAGGCAGACGGTATCGGCCTGACCTTGATTGGCCTTGCGCTGGTCCTTGGTGGCACGGTGTGGTTCAACGTTGCTGGCCCGATCGGTCAAGGAATCGCCGATATCGCCCACCTTGCTGTTGGCGCTGGGGCGTTAATTCTTCCCATCGCATTGTTCGTGCTGGCGATGGCCTTGATGCTGGGCAAGAAGCCGAGCGCTGATCGGCAAACCGGATTGGTAATCGGAACTGCCCTCATTGTGCTCAGCATGCTCGGTTTGGTGCACATCTTCGCGGGCAATCCTGCCGATTGGCCAGCTCGCAAGACCGCCGGTGGCGCACTTGGTTACATCGTCGGAGGGCCCCTTGCTGCTGGATTTAGCTCCTACCTCGCGATTCCAATTCTTGTGCTCGTCATTGTCTATGGAGCGCTCCAGGCCACCGGCGTGGCAGTCCGAGAGTTCGTTGACTATGTCATTGGTGCTGTAGGTTTCCGTGACGGTGCTGACATGGACGAAGAGGACGATGATGACCCATACGCAGCTGCAGACCGCGAAATCGAATCGCTGTCTCGGGCACCCCGGGCCGCTCGACCGGTCAGGTCTGCCCGCCCACTAGACAACTATCCACTCGACGAGGGCGAAGACGAGGAGGACGAAGACCCGCAACCTTCTCTGTTCACTCGGGCGAAGCCAACTCCGAAGCCACGTAAGGCCGCTATTCCAAAGGCCACGGAGAATCTCTACGACGAACCAGTCGCAGCTCCAGACACCGACGAGTTCCCGGCAGTTGTAGCCGACAAGCAGCCGGCGCAGCCTACAGTTGCTTTGCCTACTGCGCCTGCCGTACCTGTGGGCGTCGATAAGGCGCCTGACGCTGTTGCAGCCAGCCGCGAGGCGATCCGTGACGCGATCATTGCCCGTTCCGGCATTGATCCAGCTGCAGTCAAAGCCTCCACGCCGAAGAGCGAGCTGAAGAAGGACACACCACCGCCTGCGCCGCGCGAGGTGGCGGGAAATTACGAACTGCCAAGTACCGAGCTGCTGATCCCCGGTGAGCCTCCAAAGACTCGTACCGCAACGAATGATCGCATGATCGAGGCGATTACTGATGTCTTCCGGGAGTTCAATATCGACGCCGTGGTGACCGGATTCTCCCGTGGTCCGACAGTCACCCGCTACGAGGTCGAGCTGGGGCCGGGTGTCAAGGTTTCCAAGATCACCAACTTGCAGTCCAACCTCGCTTACGCAGTCGCAACGGACAATGTTCGCCTGCTCGCACCAATCCCGGGCAAGTCGGCAGTGGGCATCGAGGTGCCAAACGCCGATCGTGAAATGGTACGCCTTGCCGACGTCCTCAATGCGCCGGAGACGGTATCCAACCATGATCCAATGCTGATCGGACTGGGCAAGGACATTGAAGGCGACTTCATCTCCCATTCCATGCAGAAGATGCCGCACCTGCTGGTTGCTGGTTCCACCGGCTCCGGTAAGTCTGCATTCGTCAACTCGATGCTGGTATCGCTTCTTACCCGTGCGACCCCAGACGAAGTCCGCCTAATTCTGGTGGATCCAAAGATGGTGGAGCTCACGCCTTACGAAGGTATCCCGCACCTGATCACGCCGATCATTACTCAGCCGAAGAAGGCTGCCGCGGCGCTGCAGTGGCTGGTGGAGGAGATGGAGCAGCGCTACATGGACATGAAGTCCACGCGTGTGCGCCACATCAAGGACTACAACCGCAAGGTGAAATCCGGTGAGATTACGGCTCCGCTTGCTTCGGAGCGCGAGTACCGTCCTTACCCGTACATCGTGTGTGTGGTGGACGAGTTGGCAGACCTCATGATGACCGCTCCGAAGGAAATCGAAGAGTCCATCGTGCGCATCACCCAGAAGGCGCGTGCTGCCGGTATTCACCTGGTGCTGGCAACTCAGCGTCCGTCTGTTGACGTGGTCACCGGCCTGATTAAGACCAACGTGCCATCGCGTCTGGCCTTTGCGACGTCCTCCCTCACCGACTCCCGCGTCATCCTGGACCAGGGAGGCGCCGAGAAGCTCATTGGCATGGGCGACGGCCTGTTCATCCCGCAGGGCGCGGGCAAGCCGATCCGTATGCAAGGCGCATTTGTCACCGACGAAGAAGTGCAAGCTGTGGTCGAAGCAGCTAAGGATCAGGCGGAGCCGAACTACACCGAAGGCGTCACAGAAGAAAAGGCTTCGGAAAAGAAGGAGATTGACGAGGAGATCGGCAACGACCTCGAAGATCTACTCGCAGCAGTTGAAATCGTGGTCACTTCCCAGCACGGTTCGACGTCGATGTTGCAGCGTAAGCTCCGAATCGGCTTTGCTAAGGCTGGCCGACTTATGGACTTGATGGAAAACCGGGGAGTGGTTGGCCCATCTGAAGGCTCGAAGGCGCGAGAGGTTCTGGTGAAACCAGAGGAACTCGACACCATCTTGTGGATGATCAAGGGCGCAGATCCTGCGGACGCTCCAAAGGAAGATGGTTGGGAAGAAGCAGGCGACGACGATGTGAATATCGTCCAAGCGAATCCCCAAGGCGGCGTCTTTTAG
- a CDS encoding TIGR03085 family metal-binding protein: MSFSIAERARLVQSLLSVGPDAPTLCEGWTAHHLAAHLLIRERKLLATAGMFVPPLSGITDRAMASQLGRPFEDVVQEWGRGPRGAWKLIDKKVNVAEHFVHHEDVRRPQGMEARGFSTPEIAELYAALRTASAAFGQSSAVVELWPHGQLPIYAGDRHAAERVQIHGDVGELLLYTFGRPVLKLDFVGNEELVRRRSV; this comes from the coding sequence ATGTCTTTTTCTATTGCTGAGCGAGCCCGACTGGTCCAGTCCCTGTTGAGCGTGGGGCCCGATGCCCCGACATTGTGTGAGGGCTGGACCGCCCATCACCTCGCGGCGCATCTGCTCATTCGCGAGCGCAAACTGCTTGCCACGGCGGGAATGTTTGTGCCACCGCTGTCCGGAATCACTGATCGAGCCATGGCAAGCCAACTCGGCCGCCCGTTCGAGGATGTGGTCCAGGAGTGGGGGAGGGGACCGCGCGGTGCGTGGAAGCTCATCGACAAAAAGGTCAACGTCGCCGAGCACTTTGTCCATCACGAAGATGTGCGCCGTCCCCAGGGCATGGAAGCACGCGGCTTCTCGACGCCCGAGATTGCCGAACTCTATGCTGCGCTCCGCACCGCGAGCGCTGCCTTTGGGCAGTCATCAGCCGTGGTAGAACTGTGGCCACATGGTCAACTGCCTATTTACGCTGGCGACCGTCATGCAGCTGAGCGCGTGCAAATCCATGGCGATGTGGGCGAGTTGTTGCTCTACACGTTCGGCCGTCCAGTTTTGAAGCTTGATTTTGTTGGTAATGAAGAGCTAGTGCGACGCCGTTCGGTGTAA